Proteins from one Mycobacterium sp. HUMS_12744610 genomic window:
- the thiE gene encoding thiamine phosphate synthase, translated as MQTRVSALAAARLYLCTDARRERGDLAQFADAALAGGVDVIQLRDKGSAGEQRFGPLEARDELAALEILADAALRHGALFAVNDRADIARAAGADVLHLGQGDLPLEVARDFVGPDMLIGLSTHDPDQLAAAHGAADYFCVGPCWPTPTKPGRAAPGLRLVSAAARLRTDKPWFAIGGIDAQRLPDVLAAGARRVVVVRAITAAQDPRAAAQRLKSALAAAS; from the coding sequence GTGCAGACACGCGTCTCCGCTCTGGCCGCAGCGCGGCTCTACCTGTGCACCGACGCCCGCCGCGAGCGCGGCGACCTGGCCCAGTTCGCCGACGCCGCCCTGGCCGGTGGGGTCGACGTCATCCAGCTGCGCGACAAAGGATCGGCCGGGGAGCAGCGGTTCGGGCCGCTGGAGGCGCGCGACGAGCTGGCCGCCCTCGAGATCCTCGCCGACGCGGCGCTCCGACACGGCGCCCTGTTCGCGGTCAACGACCGCGCCGACATCGCCCGCGCGGCCGGCGCCGACGTGCTGCATCTGGGGCAGGGCGACCTGCCGCTGGAGGTGGCGCGCGACTTCGTCGGGCCGGACATGCTGATCGGCCTGTCCACCCACGACCCCGACCAGCTCGCCGCCGCCCACGGCGCGGCCGATTACTTCTGCGTCGGGCCCTGCTGGCCCACCCCCACCAAGCCGGGCCGCGCGGCGCCGGGCCTGCGGCTGGTAAGCGCCGCCGCCCGGCTGCGCACCGACAAGCCGTGGTTCGCGATCGGCGGCATCGACGCGCAGCGCCTGCCCGACGTGCTCGCCGCCGGCGCCCGCCGCGTCGTGGTGGTGCGCGCGATCACCGCGGCCCAGGATCCCCGGGCGGCGGCGCAACGGCTCAAGTCGGCGCTTGCAGCAGCGAGCTGA
- a CDS encoding NUDIX hydrolase, whose translation MHGDGDGWVISENGAHYWGRYGAAGLLLRAPRPDGTPAVLLQHRAVWSHQGGTWGLPGGARDSHESPEQTAVREAHEEAGLHVELLVVRATVVTAEVSGIAGTRWSYTTVVADAGELLHTEPNMESTEMRWVAEDEVAALPLHPGFAASWHRLRTEPALVPLEAGDERRHHLPRTLRIDDEAFVWCMPGPPLREDQAPSPLSRRISSLLQAPT comes from the coding sequence GTGCACGGCGACGGCGACGGGTGGGTGATATCCGAGAACGGCGCTCACTACTGGGGCCGGTACGGCGCGGCCGGTCTGTTGCTGCGGGCCCCGCGGCCCGACGGCACCCCGGCGGTGCTGCTGCAGCACCGGGCGGTGTGGAGCCATCAGGGTGGCACCTGGGGCTTGCCGGGCGGCGCCCGCGACAGCCACGAGAGCCCGGAGCAGACGGCCGTGCGAGAGGCGCACGAAGAAGCCGGCCTGCACGTCGAGCTGCTGGTCGTGCGGGCGACGGTGGTCACCGCCGAGGTGTCGGGGATCGCCGGCACCCGCTGGAGCTACACCACCGTGGTCGCCGACGCCGGGGAGTTGCTGCACACCGAGCCGAACATGGAAAGCACCGAGATGCGCTGGGTCGCCGAGGACGAAGTGGCCGCACTGCCGCTGCACCCCGGTTTCGCCGCCAGCTGGCACCGGCTGCGCACCGAACCGGCGCTGGTCCCGCTGGAGGCCGGCGACGAGCGACGGCACCACCTGCCGCGCACCCTGCGGATCGACGACGAGGCGTTCGTGTGGTGCATGCCCGGCCCCCCGCTTCGGGAGGACCAGGCGCCCTCGCCGCTGAGCCGCCGGATCAGCTCGCTGCTGCAAGCGCCGACTTGA
- the glnX gene encoding protein kinase G-activating protein GlnX → MTVELAHPTTEPQGSRSPVEPAHPRWWFISTTPGRILTLGIVLATLGGLTAFATSTTINHRQQVLTTVLNHTEPLSFAAGRLYTTLSVADAAAATAFIAEAEPRPVRERYEQAITDATVAVTRASSGLTDEPLVQLLGRINAELAVYTGLIEIARTNNREGNPVGSSYLSEASGLMQATILPDAARLYEATSDRVDAETTASTQIPAPVILVVGTTVAFGAFAHRWLARRTRRRINPGLIVGGLAILVMVVWVGTALTISTTASRSAKDTAADSLKTMTKVEITAQQARADETLSLIRRGDEDLRKQSFYHRIDAMHRQLEQYMSRSDAVDKPDLQGADQLLVRWRQANDRMNSYISVGNYRAATQVALGGGENDATPAFDQLEDQLVKAMDQGRSRLRNDVLNARSGLSGAQVGGVVLSLGAAVAVALGLWPRLKEYR, encoded by the coding sequence GTGACGGTTGAGCTGGCCCACCCGACGACCGAGCCCCAGGGATCCCGGTCGCCGGTCGAACCGGCCCACCCGCGCTGGTGGTTCATCTCGACGACGCCCGGCCGCATCCTGACGCTGGGGATCGTCCTGGCGACCCTGGGCGGCCTGACGGCCTTCGCCACGTCGACGACGATCAACCACCGCCAGCAGGTGCTGACGACGGTGCTCAACCACACCGAGCCGCTGTCGTTCGCCGCCGGACGGCTCTACACCACGCTGTCGGTGGCCGACGCCGCGGCGGCCACCGCCTTCATCGCCGAAGCGGAACCACGTCCGGTCCGCGAGCGCTACGAGCAGGCCATCACCGACGCCACCGTCGCCGTGACCAGGGCGTCGAGCGGGCTGACCGACGAACCGCTGGTGCAGCTGCTGGGCCGGATCAACGCCGAGCTGGCCGTGTACACCGGGCTGATCGAGATCGCGCGCACCAACAACCGGGAGGGCAATCCGGTGGGGTCGTCCTACCTGTCCGAGGCGTCGGGGCTGATGCAGGCGACGATCCTGCCGGACGCGGCGCGGCTCTACGAGGCGACCTCGGACCGGGTGGACGCCGAAACGACCGCCTCCACCCAGATCCCGGCCCCGGTGATCCTCGTTGTCGGCACCACGGTGGCCTTCGGCGCGTTCGCCCACCGCTGGCTGGCCCGGCGCACCCGGCGCCGGATCAACCCGGGGCTGATCGTGGGTGGGCTGGCTATCCTCGTCATGGTGGTGTGGGTCGGGACGGCGTTGACCATCTCCACGACCGCCAGCCGCAGCGCCAAGGACACGGCCGCCGACTCGCTCAAGACCATGACCAAGGTCGAGATCACCGCGCAACAGGCGCGCGCCGACGAGACGCTGTCGCTGATCCGGCGCGGCGACGAGGACCTGCGCAAGCAGTCCTTCTATCACCGCATCGACGCGATGCACCGGCAGCTCGAGCAGTACATGTCCCGTAGCGACGCCGTCGACAAGCCCGACCTGCAGGGCGCCGATCAGCTGCTGGTGCGCTGGCGGCAGGCCAACGACCGGATGAACTCCTACATCTCGGTGGGCAACTACCGGGCCGCCACCCAGGTCGCGCTCGGCGGCGGGGAGAACGACGCCACTCCCGCCTTCGACCAGCTCGAGGACCAGTTGGTCAAGGCCATGGATCAGGGCCGCAGCCGCCTGCGCAACGACGTCCTCAACGCCCGCAGCGGGCTGTCGGGTGCCCAGGTCGGCGGCGTGGTGCTCAGCCTCGGGGCCGCCGTCGCGGTCGCCCTCGGCCTGTGGCCGCGGCTGAAAGAATACCGCTGA
- a CDS encoding glutamate ABC transporter substrate-binding protein — MGRPGTVRRLRRGSALLAVFVLALLLAACGHTESLTSTSMLTLPPPTPVGMRQLPPEPPLPREDATQGCDATASLRPFPTKAEADAAVSDIRARGRLIVGLDIGSNLFSFRDPITGEITGFDVDIAGEIARDIFGAPSHVEYRILSSEERITALQKSEVDVVVKTMTITCERRKLVNFSTVYLDAYQRILAPRDSPIVKPPDLSGKRVCVARGTTSLHRIRQIVPPPVIVSVVNWADCLVAMQQRQIDAVSTDDSILAGLVEEDPYLHIVGPNMATQPYGVGINLNNTPLVRFVNGTLERIRRDGTWNTLYRKWLTVLGPAPAPPTPRYVD, encoded by the coding sequence ATGGGCCGCCCGGGAACGGTCCGCCGGCTCCGGCGGGGGTCCGCCCTGCTCGCCGTGTTCGTGCTGGCGCTGCTGCTGGCCGCCTGCGGGCACACGGAGTCGCTGACGTCGACCTCGATGCTGACGCTGCCGCCGCCCACCCCGGTCGGCATGCGGCAGCTGCCGCCGGAGCCGCCGCTGCCCCGGGAGGACGCCACGCAGGGCTGCGACGCCACCGCCAGCCTGCGTCCGTTCCCCACCAAGGCCGAGGCCGACGCGGCGGTCAGCGACATCCGCGCCCGCGGCCGGCTGATCGTCGGGCTCGACATCGGCAGCAACCTGTTCAGCTTCCGCGACCCGATCACCGGCGAGATCACCGGATTCGACGTCGACATCGCCGGCGAGATCGCCCGGGACATCTTCGGCGCGCCCTCGCACGTGGAGTACCGGATCCTGTCGTCGGAGGAGCGCATCACCGCGCTGCAGAAATCGGAGGTCGACGTGGTCGTAAAGACGATGACCATCACCTGCGAACGACGCAAGCTGGTCAATTTCTCGACGGTCTACCTCGACGCCTACCAGCGCATCCTCGCGCCGCGGGATTCGCCGATCGTCAAGCCGCCCGATCTGTCCGGCAAGCGGGTCTGCGTGGCCCGCGGCACCACGTCGCTGCACCGCATCCGGCAGATCGTGCCGCCGCCGGTTATCGTGTCGGTGGTGAACTGGGCCGACTGCCTGGTGGCGATGCAACAGCGGCAGATCGACGCTGTCAGCACCGACGACTCGATTCTGGCCGGACTGGTCGAGGAAGACCCCTACCTGCACATCGTGGGGCCGAACATGGCCACCCAGCCCTACGGCGTCGGGATCAACCTGAACAACACTCCGCTGGTCCGGTTCGTCAACGGCACGCTGGAACGCATCCGCCGGGACGGCACGTGGAACACGTTGTACCGCAAGTGGTTGACGGTCCTCGGGCCCGCGCCCGCCCCGCCCACGCCGAGGTACGTGGACTGA
- a CDS encoding serine/threonine-protein kinase PknG yields MAESDKKPDDSPERGDPDVEDAGPGTQRADVLTTTGSARVQATQALFRPDFDDDDDDLPHISLGSLGSEAHERTAATRVVPPVRRLGGGLVEIPRGRDIDPLEALMTNPVVPESKRFCWNCGRPVGRSTEEGKGESEGWCPACGSPFSFLPQLNPGDIVAGQYEVKGCIAHGGLGWVYLAFDHNVNDRPVVLKGLVHSGDAEAQAIAMAERQFLAEVVHPQIVQIFNFVEHKDSHGDPVGYIVMEYIGGQSLKQHPRDGKADKLPVAEAIAYLLEILPALSYLHSIGLVYNDLKPENIMLTEDQLKLIDLGAVSRVNSFGYLYGTPGFQAPEIVRTGPTVATDIYTVGRTLAALTLNLRTRNGRYVDGLPNDDPVLATHDSFGRLLRRATDPDPRRRFVSAEEMSAQLMGVLREVVSRESGVPRPGLSTIFSPNRSTFGVELLVAHTDVYLDGQVHSERLTAREIVTAMAVPLVNPADVAAPVLQATVLSQPVQTLDSLRAARHGSLSADDVELSESIELPLMEVRALLDLGDVAKATRKLDDLAERVGWQWRLVWYRAVAELLTADYDAATEHFTEVLDTFPGELAPKLALAATAELAGNTDEHKFYETVWKTNDGVISAAFGWARALSAQGDRAGAVRTLDEVPATSRHFTTARLTSAVTLMSGRSTGEITEEEIRDAARRVEALPPTEPRVLQIRALVLGGALDWLADNEASTNHILGYPFTEHGLRLGVEAALRNLARVAPTQRHRYTLVDMANTVRPTSTF; encoded by the coding sequence ATGGCCGAATCGGACAAGAAGCCCGACGACTCCCCGGAGCGCGGGGACCCCGACGTCGAGGACGCCGGCCCCGGCACCCAGCGGGCCGACGTGCTCACCACCACGGGGTCGGCGCGGGTCCAGGCCACCCAGGCGCTGTTCCGCCCCGACTTCGACGATGACGACGACGACCTGCCGCACATCTCCCTCGGCAGCCTGGGCTCCGAGGCGCACGAACGGACCGCGGCCACGCGGGTCGTCCCGCCCGTCCGCCGGCTCGGCGGTGGCCTCGTCGAGATCCCCCGGGGGCGCGACATCGATCCGCTCGAAGCCCTGATGACCAATCCGGTGGTGCCGGAGTCCAAGCGCTTCTGCTGGAACTGCGGCAGGCCGGTCGGGCGCTCCACCGAGGAGGGCAAAGGGGAGTCGGAGGGCTGGTGCCCGGCCTGCGGCAGCCCGTTCTCCTTCCTGCCCCAGCTCAATCCCGGCGACATCGTGGCCGGCCAGTACGAGGTCAAGGGCTGCATCGCGCACGGCGGTCTGGGCTGGGTGTACCTGGCGTTCGACCACAACGTCAACGACCGTCCGGTGGTACTCAAAGGCCTGGTGCACTCCGGCGACGCCGAGGCGCAGGCGATCGCGATGGCCGAACGGCAGTTCCTCGCCGAGGTCGTGCACCCGCAGATCGTGCAGATCTTCAACTTCGTCGAGCACAAGGACTCCCACGGCGATCCGGTCGGCTACATCGTCATGGAGTACATCGGCGGGCAGTCCCTCAAGCAGCACCCCAGGGACGGGAAGGCCGACAAGCTGCCCGTCGCCGAGGCCATCGCCTACCTGCTGGAGATCCTGCCCGCGCTGAGCTACCTGCATTCGATCGGCCTGGTCTACAACGACCTGAAGCCCGAGAACATCATGCTCACCGAGGACCAGCTCAAGCTGATCGACCTGGGGGCGGTGTCGCGGGTCAACTCGTTCGGCTACCTCTACGGCACCCCGGGCTTCCAGGCACCGGAGATCGTGCGGACCGGCCCCACGGTGGCCACCGACATCTACACGGTCGGGCGCACGCTGGCGGCGCTCACCCTGAACCTGCGCACCCGCAACGGCCGCTACGTGGACGGGCTGCCCAACGACGACCCGGTGCTGGCCACCCACGACTCGTTCGGCCGGCTGCTGCGCCGCGCCACCGACCCCGACCCGCGGCGCCGCTTCGTCAGCGCCGAGGAGATGTCCGCGCAGCTGATGGGCGTGCTGCGGGAGGTGGTGTCCAGGGAGAGCGGGGTGCCGCGGCCCGGGCTGTCGACGATCTTCTCCCCCAACCGCTCGACGTTCGGGGTCGAGTTGCTCGTCGCCCACACCGACGTCTACCTGGACGGCCAGGTCCACTCGGAGCGGCTGACCGCCCGCGAGATCGTGACCGCGATGGCGGTGCCGCTGGTCAATCCCGCCGACGTCGCCGCCCCGGTGCTGCAGGCGACGGTGCTCTCCCAGCCGGTCCAGACGCTGGACTCGCTGCGTGCGGCCCGCCACGGGTCGCTGAGCGCCGACGACGTCGAACTGTCCGAATCGATCGAGTTGCCGCTGATGGAGGTCCGCGCGCTGCTTGACCTCGGCGACGTGGCCAAGGCCACCCGCAAGCTCGACGACCTGGCCGAACGGGTCGGCTGGCAGTGGCGGCTGGTGTGGTACCGGGCCGTGGCCGAACTGCTCACCGCCGACTACGACGCCGCCACCGAGCATTTCACCGAGGTGCTCGACACCTTTCCCGGCGAGCTGGCGCCCAAGCTGGCCCTGGCGGCGACCGCCGAACTCGCCGGCAACACCGATGAGCACAAGTTCTACGAGACGGTGTGGAAGACCAACGACGGCGTGATCTCGGCGGCGTTCGGATGGGCCCGCGCCCTGTCGGCCCAGGGCGACCGAGCGGGCGCGGTGCGCACCCTCGACGAGGTGCCCGCGACCTCGCGGCACTTCACCACCGCACGCCTGACCAGCGCGGTCACCCTGATGTCGGGCAGGTCGACGGGCGAGATCACCGAGGAGGAGATCCGCGACGCCGCCCGGCGGGTCGAGGCGCTGCCCCCCACCGAACCGCGGGTGCTGCAGATCCGCGCCCTGGTGCTCGGCGGAGCGCTGGACTGGCTGGCCGACAACGAGGCCAGCACCAACCACATCCTGGGCTACCCGTTCACCGAACACGGGCTGCGGCTGGGCGTCGAGGCCGCGCTGCGCAACCTGGCCCGCGTCGCCCCGACCCAGCGGCACCGCTACACGCTGGTCGACATGGCCAACACCGTGCGGCCAACCAGCACGTTCTAG
- a CDS encoding DUF1800 domain-containing protein, with translation MPGQSSQWVTTARALRRAGFGVTGPEVDAALNGDWPSCVDAMLAGNPDADPGAFATPMPSPTAPRPPGNRATRAAHKQYNRQLSEQQRVLSQWWLRRMVTVAHPVHEKLTLLWHNHFATSAQKVRVAALMAAQNQKLRTLSLGDFRTLALTMLTDAAMLRWLDGQTNTARAPNENLAREFMELFALGHGNGYTEDDVRAGARALTGWVIGPGGRAAMLPKRHDSGAKTLFGVTRDFDAAGFCDAVLAQPKSAGYVAGRLWRQMASDDPPTPPTLDRLLAAYGPRRDLRALTRAILTDPDVTGGRAVRVNAPVEWLVGVLRALRVPLDERELKTADATLRALGQRPFYPPSVGGWPRGEAWLSTATASARLRAAARMAHTGDLSGIESAGPGDRIDAVGYLIGVGTWSDRSAGALRTLARRPPQLVAAAVNTPEYLTS, from the coding sequence ATGCCGGGGCAGTCCAGCCAGTGGGTCACCACGGCCCGCGCGCTGCGCCGGGCCGGTTTCGGAGTCACCGGTCCGGAGGTCGACGCCGCGCTGAACGGCGATTGGCCGTCCTGCGTCGACGCGATGCTGGCCGGCAACCCCGACGCCGACCCGGGCGCCTTCGCCACCCCTATGCCGTCCCCGACCGCGCCGCGCCCACCGGGCAATCGGGCGACCCGGGCGGCGCACAAGCAGTACAACCGTCAGTTGTCCGAACAACAGCGCGTCCTGTCCCAGTGGTGGCTGCGCCGCATGGTCACCGTGGCACATCCCGTGCACGAGAAGTTGACCCTCTTGTGGCACAACCACTTTGCCACCTCGGCGCAGAAGGTGCGGGTCGCAGCGCTGATGGCGGCGCAGAATCAGAAGCTGCGCACCCTGTCGCTGGGCGATTTCCGCACCCTGGCCCTCACGATGCTGACCGATGCCGCGATGTTGCGCTGGCTGGACGGGCAGACCAACACCGCCCGGGCCCCCAACGAGAACCTCGCCCGCGAGTTCATGGAGCTCTTCGCCCTCGGGCACGGCAACGGCTACACCGAGGACGACGTCCGCGCCGGCGCCCGGGCGCTGACGGGCTGGGTGATCGGCCCCGGTGGCCGGGCCGCGATGCTGCCCAAACGCCATGATTCGGGCGCCAAGACGTTGTTCGGCGTCACCCGCGACTTCGACGCGGCCGGGTTCTGCGACGCCGTGCTCGCCCAGCCGAAGTCGGCCGGGTACGTGGCCGGACGGCTGTGGCGGCAGATGGCCTCCGACGACCCGCCGACGCCCCCGACGCTCGACCGGCTCCTCGCCGCCTACGGGCCGCGGCGCGATCTGCGTGCGCTGACACGGGCGATCCTCACCGACCCCGACGTGACCGGCGGCCGGGCCGTCAGGGTCAATGCCCCGGTCGAGTGGCTGGTCGGGGTGCTGCGCGCCCTGCGCGTTCCCCTCGACGAACGCGAATTGAAGACGGCCGACGCGACGCTGCGGGCCCTGGGCCAGCGGCCGTTCTACCCGCCCAGCGTCGGCGGGTGGCCCCGCGGCGAGGCGTGGCTGTCCACCGCCACCGCCTCGGCGCGGCTGCGCGCGGCCGCGCGGATGGCGCACACCGGCGACCTGTCCGGCATCGAAAGCGCGGGCCCCGGCGACCGCATCGACGCGGTCGGCTACCTGATCGGCGTCGGCACCTGGTCGGATCGCAGCGCCGGCGCCCTGCGGACACTGGCGCGAAGGCCGCCCCAGCTGGTGGCGGCCGCCGTCAACACCCCCGAGTACCTCACGTCATGA
- a CDS encoding DUF1501 domain-containing protein has translation MSRMNRRRFLIAGAGAGAAGLLSGAVAVEWPDLMRAAVDRPLAENSGVLVIVTLYGGNDGINTLIPYADNAYHDARPELAYDPGDVLHLDGQLGLNPALRGLAGLWRRRRLAIVRGVGYPHPDRSHFRSMDIWQTASPAEPVATGWIGRWLDATGDDPLRAVNIGPVLPPLAVGEKRTAAALSPGHAAGMRDFGPVMEALGADDPGDTPAMAAVCRAYRAAHTAEKSFASVKPAGRGHNPLAEQLHTVAGAVRARVPTRVYTVQLGGFDTHADERGTQQRLLRTLDEAVTGFLSDMADRNVVVLAYSEFGRRVRANASHGTDHGTAGPVFVAGAQVRGGFYGAEPSLTDLDHGDLKFTTDFRDVYFELLSRTVGTDPTPAVGAGRTALGFL, from the coding sequence ATGAGCCGGATGAATCGCCGCAGGTTCCTGATCGCCGGCGCGGGCGCCGGGGCGGCCGGCCTGCTGTCGGGGGCGGTGGCCGTCGAGTGGCCCGACCTGATGCGCGCGGCCGTCGACCGGCCGCTGGCCGAGAACTCCGGCGTGCTGGTGATCGTCACGCTCTACGGCGGCAACGACGGCATCAACACCCTGATCCCCTACGCGGACAACGCCTATCACGATGCCCGCCCGGAACTGGCGTACGACCCCGGCGACGTCTTGCACCTCGACGGGCAACTCGGGCTCAACCCCGCTCTGCGGGGCCTGGCCGGGCTGTGGCGCCGGCGCCGCCTTGCCATCGTCCGCGGTGTGGGGTACCCGCACCCCGACCGCAGCCACTTCCGGTCCATGGACATCTGGCAGACCGCGTCCCCGGCCGAGCCCGTCGCGACCGGCTGGATCGGCCGCTGGCTCGACGCGACCGGTGACGACCCGCTGCGGGCGGTCAACATCGGCCCCGTGCTGCCGCCGCTGGCTGTCGGCGAAAAGCGCACGGCGGCTGCGCTTTCCCCCGGCCACGCCGCGGGCATGCGCGACTTCGGCCCCGTCATGGAGGCCCTGGGCGCCGACGATCCCGGTGACACCCCCGCGATGGCCGCCGTGTGCCGGGCCTATCGCGCCGCGCACACCGCCGAGAAGTCCTTCGCTTCGGTCAAACCGGCCGGGCGCGGGCATAACCCGCTCGCCGAGCAGCTGCACACGGTGGCCGGCGCCGTGCGGGCCCGCGTCCCGACGCGGGTGTACACGGTGCAGTTGGGCGGTTTCGACACCCACGCCGACGAGCGTGGCACCCAGCAGCGCCTGTTGCGGACACTCGACGAGGCGGTGACCGGCTTCCTCTCGGACATGGCCGACCGCAACGTGGTCGTGCTGGCCTACTCGGAGTTCGGCCGCCGGGTGCGCGCCAACGCCTCCCACGGCACCGACCACGGCACCGCCGGCCCCGTGTTCGTTGCCGGCGCGCAGGTCAGGGGCGGCTTTTACGGCGCGGAACCCAGCCTGACGGACCTCGACCACGGGGACCTGAAGTTCACCACCGACTTTCGCGACGTGTACTTCGAATTGCTTTCGCGCACCGTGGGAACCGACCCCACTCCCGCTGTGGGGGCCGGCCGCACCGCCCTGGGCTTCCTATAG
- a CDS encoding acetate kinase, which yields MSGNRLVLVINSGSSSLKYRLLDPDSGVARASGHVQRIGEPSSAVPDHDAALRRAFDTLASDGIDLRACGLSAVGHRVVHGGNTFYRPTVLDDAVIAQLDELSPLAPLHNPPAIQGIEVARRLLPDVPHVAVFDTAFFHELPAAAATYAIDRELAQTWEIRRYGFHGTSHHFVSGRAAQFLGRPVGELNQIVLHLGNGASASAIMGGRPVDTSMGLTPLEGLVMGTRSGDIDPGVFSYLARAAQLSVEEIESMLNHRSGMLGLAGERDFRRIGEMIESGDGAARLAYDVFIHRLRKYVGAYLAVLGHTDVVTFTAGIGENDAAVRRDALAGMRELGIVVDERRNSAASDGPRLVSADDSPIAVLVIPTDEELAIAHDCLSVL from the coding sequence ATGAGCGGTAACCGCCTCGTGCTGGTGATCAATTCCGGCTCCTCGTCGCTGAAATATCGTCTGCTCGACCCCGACTCGGGAGTGGCCCGCGCGTCGGGCCATGTGCAGCGGATCGGCGAGCCCTCCTCTGCGGTCCCCGACCACGACGCGGCCCTGCGCCGCGCTTTCGACACGCTGGCCTCCGACGGCATCGACCTGCGCGCGTGCGGGCTCTCGGCCGTCGGGCACCGGGTCGTGCACGGCGGCAACACGTTCTACCGACCCACGGTCCTCGACGACGCGGTGATCGCGCAACTGGATGAGCTGTCCCCGCTGGCGCCGCTGCACAACCCGCCCGCGATCCAGGGGATCGAGGTGGCCCGCCGGCTGTTGCCCGACGTCCCACACGTCGCGGTGTTCGACACCGCGTTCTTCCACGAGCTGCCGGCGGCCGCGGCGACCTACGCGATCGACCGCGAGCTGGCGCAGACCTGGGAGATCCGCCGCTACGGGTTCCATGGCACGTCGCACCACTTCGTCAGCGGGCGTGCCGCGCAGTTTCTGGGCCGGCCGGTCGGGGAGCTGAATCAGATTGTGCTGCATCTGGGTAACGGCGCGTCGGCGTCGGCGATCATGGGGGGCCGGCCCGTGGACACCTCGATGGGCCTGACCCCGCTGGAGGGCCTGGTGATGGGCACGCGCAGCGGCGACATCGATCCCGGCGTCTTCAGCTACCTGGCGCGAGCCGCGCAGCTGAGCGTCGAGGAGATCGAGTCGATGCTCAACCACAGGTCGGGGATGCTGGGCCTGGCCGGTGAACGTGACTTCCGCCGGATCGGGGAGATGATCGAATCCGGCGACGGCGCAGCCCGATTGGCCTACGATGTGTTCATCCATCGGTTGCGCAAGTACGTCGGCGCCTACCTGGCGGTGCTCGGGCACACCGACGTGGTCACCTTCACCGCGGGTATCGGCGAGAACGACGCCGCGGTGCGCCGCGACGCGCTGGCCGGTATGCGGGAACTGGGCATCGTGGTCGACGAGCGGCGCAACTCCGCCGCGAGCGACGGCCCGCGACTCGTCTCCGCCGACGACTCGCCGATCGCGGTGCTGGTGATCCCGACCGACGAGGAGCTGGCCATCGCGCACGACTGCCTGAGCGTCCTATAG